The nucleotide window GCACCGGTTTCTAGGGCGTGTGGCATATCGTCTGCAGCCGACGTCGCGGACGCGTGTCTCTCGTGACCACACCATCGCAAGGCCCATTCATCGACGTAGCGACGGCGGTCACGCAGGCCGCATCGCTCAACGATGCCGCTCGACGTGCCGCCCGCGCCCTGGCGACGGCGCTCTCGACCGCAATCGCGATCCTGTCGCACGGCGACGACGGCTGGCGTTTCGAAGCGGATGGAGCGCCGCCGCACGGGCGCACACGCGCGCACACGGCGGATGTCCCGATGCCGCTCTCGCCGCCCTCGAGCGGCACCACGCCGGGCTGGACGGGCGTGCTCGTCGGCCGGGTGTCGGATCGCGACTGGATGCTGATGCTGCCGGGTGACATGGACGCCTGGAGCGAAGCGGCAGGGCTCGAGCAATTCGTGACCGATCTGCGCGACAACCTCGAGCGGGTGGCGATCCGCGAAGAGAGCGCCTACGCGCGCCGCCTGCAGCGGCGCCTCTATGGTCTGACGCGCCGCCTGACCTCCACGCACACCAACGGTCGCGTGAGCGATCTCGTCCTGCGAGCCATGTGCGCCCAGACGCGCGCCCGGGTCGGGGCGCTGGCGAAATGGATGCCGGCGGAGAACGCGCTGGCAATCACCGGAACCGTCGGCTATCCGGTGGCATCCGTCGAGCACCTCCGGCTGCGTCCAGGGCAGGGCATTCTCGGCGAGGTGTTCGTCACCCGCCGGCCGATGTTCGTGACCCGCCAGACAACCGAAGGCACGCGCCGCCTGCGCTACGCCACCGACTCGTTCATGGTCCTGCCGGTCCTCGTCGGATCACGCTGCGCCGCGGTGATCGCCCTGACGGACCGCGCCGATGGCCGCCCGTTCGACGCTCGCGATTTCGAGTCGGCACGGCTCATCGCGGCGCAGGCGGCCGCCGGCTTTCTGCGCGAGCGGATCAACGAAGACATGTCGGAACTGGCGCGGATCGCCACGGTCGATCCGCTCACCGGCCTCTTCAACCGCCGCTACAGCGAGGACCGTCTCACCGCCGAGCTGCAGCGCGCGCTCCGCCAGGAACGGCCGCTCGCGCTGATGATGATCGACATCGACGATTTCAAGCGCATCAACGACACGCTCGGTCACCTCGAAGGCGATCGCGCACTGCGCGACGTCGCCGATCTGCTGCGCACCAGCGTCCGGATCTTCGACGTCTGCGCGCGTTTCGGCGGCGAGGAGTTCGTGATCATCATGCCGGGCGCCTCGGCCGACGTCGCGACCCAGGTCGCCGAGCGCATCCGGGTGAAGGTGGAACAGGCGATGGTGTCGATGGGGTCGAGCCTGACGATTAGCGTCGGCATCGGCACGCTCGGGACGGCCGGCAGCGCTCAGGACCTGCTCGCGTCCGCGGATCGGGCCCTCATGGCCGCCAAGTCATCGGGGAAGAACGCGGTGTGGCTCGAGGATTCGTCCGGATCGCCACGCCGAATGGCGTGAATCACGCCGTCGGCGTCGTGGCCTATTTCGCCGGCGAACCAGACGGCGCAGCCGGCGCAGTCATGATGACGTTGAATGGCTGCGATCGCGTCCCGGGAACCGCCTCACCGCCGCTCATCAATGTTGCGCCAATCGCCAGCGCATGCGGACCAGGCGTGAGTTCCGGAACCGTGGCGGTGCAGTCGAAGCGGTCAAGGCCGACGCGCTGGCAGGCCGCGTCAGTCAGTTCTCGGGTGCCGGTCGAGTCCACGTAGACAAAGAAGCGGAAATGCGAGACGTCGGTGGCGGTTTGTGTCCAGGAGAAGCGCTCCCCGCCGGTCATACGCACGGGAGGCGCCGGTGCCGGACCAGCGGGTGGCGCGTCGTGTCGTCGGCAAGCGCCGCAGAGCAGCACAAGCGAGATGCAGAGCATCCCGGCGCTGGCTGGCCAGCGCGCTGACGTCTTCATGCCCTTAGTCTAGCGGCAAAGCCTGGTGCGTGCGGGCAAGACTGGCGATGATGCGGGCGAGCGCACGGCCGTTGTGGCGGATTTTGCCTTCGTTGTCGCGGGCAGCGAGGTCGCACTCCAGCACCTGCGCGCTGCCGACGCAGTGAAGGCGGCCGGGACGTGACACCGGGATCGATCCCTCTTGCGCGTAACGCTGCAGCGTCTCCGGCTCGAGCGATCCGTTGTGCACCAGGATGTAGTCGAACAGATGGTAGCCGGTGTGTGCGTGGATCGCGCGCAGATGGTCGTCGATCGAGTAGCCGTCCGTTTCGCCCGGCTGCGTCATCAGGTTGGCCACGTAGATACGAACAGCCGACGAACCGTAGATGGTCGCCGCCACTCCCTCCACCAGGAGATTCGGCAGCACGCTCGTATAGAGGCTGCCGGGCCCAACGACGATGGCGTCGGCGTTGGCGAGGGCGCAGATGACGTCCGGGAGCGGCCGCGGACTCGGCGAGAGCGACAACTGGGCGATGCGAAGCGGATCCTGGACGATGGCCGTTTCCCCGAACACGACCTTGCCCGATTCCATGCGCGCACGCAGGCGCACGTTTTCAAGGGTCGTCGGGATGACCCGCCCGCGCGCCCCGACCAGACTCCCGACCTGATCGATCGCCTTGGCGAAGTCGCCGGTGACCTGCGTCAAGGCCGTCAGCAGCAGGTTCCCGATCGGATGCCCCGCGTGGCCGCCGGCGTCATCCGCGATGCGATGCTGAAGGAACTGCGCGACCGCGCCGTCGTGGCTGGCGAGGGCGACGAGGCAGTTGCGGATGTCGCCCGGTGGCAGGACGCCAAACAGCTCACGCAGCCGACCCGAGCTGCCGCCGTCATCCGTGACGGTGACGACCGCGGTGAGCGCGTCGAGATCAATCGACGGGTTCGCACTCTGGACGAGACCTCGCAACACCGCGGGCAGCCCGGTGCCTCCCCCGAGGGCCACGATCCGCTTCCCGGGTTGGTGGCGCTGAGGCGAGGGCCTTCCCACGTTGCGGCGGCCGAAGCCAGGTTTGGGACGCTCGACGTGGACCGGAAATGCCATGCGACCTCCAAGAGGCAACGGAGGTGCCACGAAAGTTCTGCCGCAAATGGGCTTCTTTCACGAGACAGGAGAGTTTGTCTTCTTCGCAGGTGACAAATGTTCGTGGTGCAGCGCCTGATGGCGCATCGGCATCCAATCCGGCTCGCTCGGCGTCCTCCCGAACGTCTCAATGGGGCGTTTGACAGTACCGCCGCCGGGGGATAAAGTCACCCCTTTACGGACCTTTTGTTGCGTCTCCCATAGAAAATGGAAGCGACCGACCTTGTCGGCATCAGCTCTGCGATCGTCGCGCTGCGCGAAGAGATCGAACATGCGGCGCGCTGCGATGCGAAAGTCCTGGTCACGGGTGAAAGCGGCGCGGGCAAAGAGATCGTCGCCCGCCTCATTCACAGCCAGAGCAACCGCCGGCGCTCGCCCCTCGTCACGGTCAATTGCGCGGCCCTGACCGAAACCCTCCTCGAGACCGAGCTGTTCGGCCACGTCCGGGGCAGCTTCACCGGTGCCTACCGCGACCGCTCTGGCGTCTTCGAACAGGCGCACCGCGGCACGGTCTTCATGGACGAAATCGGCGAGACGAGCCCCAGGATGCAGGGGCTGCTCCTGCGATTCCTGGAAACGGGTGAAATCCAGCGCGTGGGCGCCGATCGGGCGCAGACGCGCGTCGACGTGCGGGTGATCGCGGCGACGAATCGCGTGCTCGTGGACGCAGTGGCGCAGAAGGTGTTTCGGGAGGACCTCTACTACCGGTTGAACGTCGTCCATCTGTATGTCCCGGCGCTGCGCGAGCGGCGCGACGACATTCCGGTGCTGCTCCGCTATTTCCTCGACTCGTTCGCGCGGCACTATCAGACGCCCGTGCCGGAGCTTTCGCCCGACGCGCTGACCGTGCTGCTGGATCACCCGTGGCCCGGCAACGTCCGCGAGCTGAAAAACATCGTCGAGCGACTGATCGTCAGGGCCGGGGGGGGCACGATTGGCGTCGCCGACCTGCCCGT belongs to Vicinamibacterales bacterium and includes:
- a CDS encoding sensor domain-containing diguanylate cyclase, whose product is MTTPSQGPFIDVATAVTQAASLNDAARRAARALATALSTAIAILSHGDDGWRFEADGAPPHGRTRAHTADVPMPLSPPSSGTTPGWTGVLVGRVSDRDWMLMLPGDMDAWSEAAGLEQFVTDLRDNLERVAIREESAYARRLQRRLYGLTRRLTSTHTNGRVSDLVLRAMCAQTRARVGALAKWMPAENALAITGTVGYPVASVEHLRLRPGQGILGEVFVTRRPMFVTRQTTEGTRRLRYATDSFMVLPVLVGSRCAAVIALTDRADGRPFDARDFESARLIAAQAAAGFLRERINEDMSELARIATVDPLTGLFNRRYSEDRLTAELQRALRQERPLALMMIDIDDFKRINDTLGHLEGDRALRDVADLLRTSVRIFDVCARFGGEEFVIIMPGASADVATQVAERIRVKVEQAMVSMGSSLTISVGIGTLGTAGSAQDLLASADRALMAAKSSGKNAVWLEDSSGSPRRMA
- a CDS encoding sigma-54 dependent transcriptional regulator, with amino-acid sequence MEATDLVGISSAIVALREEIEHAARCDAKVLVTGESGAGKEIVARLIHSQSNRRRSPLVTVNCAALTETLLETELFGHVRGSFTGAYRDRSGVFEQAHRGTVFMDEIGETSPRMQGLLLRFLETGEIQRVGADRAQTRVDVRVIAATNRVLVDAVAQKVFREDLYYRLNVVHLYVPALRERRDDIPVLLRYFLDSFARHYQTPVPELSPDALTVLLDHPWPGNVRELKNIVERLIVRAGGGTIGVADLPVDVRRPPAAVTMGVVTAPAVKSVADQLYDQMVSERLSFWSVVYGPFMSRDLTRADIRTLVKRGLESTSGNYKVLVELFNMKPDDYKRFLGFLRKYHCHIPFQQFRSAALSRPASDDIEPTGPPPPAA
- the yvcK gene encoding uridine diphosphate-N-acetylglucosamine-binding protein YvcK; protein product: MALGGGTGLPAVLRGLVQSANPSIDLDALTAVVTVTDDGGSSGRLRELFGVLPPGDIRNCLVALASHDGAVAQFLQHRIADDAGGHAGHPIGNLLLTALTQVTGDFAKAIDQVGSLVGARGRVIPTTLENVRLRARMESGKVVFGETAIVQDPLRIAQLSLSPSPRPLPDVICALANADAIVVGPGSLYTSVLPNLLVEGVAATIYGSSAVRIYVANLMTQPGETDGYSIDDHLRAIHAHTGYHLFDYILVHNGSLEPETLQRYAQEGSIPVSRPGRLHCVGSAQVLECDLAARDNEGKIRHNGRALARIIASLARTHQALPLD